One genomic region from bacterium BMS3Abin11 encodes:
- the mnmE gene encoding tRNA modification GTPase MnmE has protein sequence MITGKSDTIAAIATPRGNAGVGVIRLSGPAVRDIQRQLVAVQLEPRKATLVKIFDQQQRLIDQVLLIFFPSPDSFTGEDILELQGHGGVVVMDMLLEHILSLGCRQARAGEFSERAFLNGKIDLTQAEAIADLIEGQTRSAVRGAMRSLQGDFSKEIHHLLEGLIHLRMLAEACLDFPDEETDEVPVKEFEQRLLSVREKIKHLLDSAHNGSLLRDGFHLVLAGRPNAGKSSLLNVLTKNDTAIVNEQAGTTRDIIRDRIDLDGIVIDVSDTAGLRQTSDSIETEGIRRAKNELENADRVLLIIDEADYSEAARNELLSYVEHNIPVTIIRNKIDLQSIEPEIKYREQWVEILISIKSGAGLDLLYRHLKKITSSEALNEGIYTARRRHIDALQKANISLQNAAEHLSVPVELELLAEDCRLAQSSLNEITGEFSSEDLLGRIFSSFCIGK, from the coding sequence TTGATAACAGGTAAATCTGACACCATAGCCGCCATTGCTACACCGCGTGGGAATGCGGGTGTGGGTGTTATCCGACTATCAGGTCCTGCCGTCCGTGATATTCAGCGGCAACTGGTTGCTGTGCAACTGGAACCACGTAAGGCCACACTAGTAAAAATTTTTGATCAGCAGCAGCGTCTGATTGATCAGGTACTGCTGATATTCTTTCCCTCACCAGACTCCTTCACCGGCGAAGATATTCTTGAGCTGCAGGGACACGGCGGGGTTGTGGTAATGGATATGTTGCTTGAGCATATTCTTTCTCTTGGATGTCGCCAGGCAAGGGCAGGCGAGTTCTCAGAACGTGCATTTTTAAACGGTAAGATTGACCTCACCCAGGCAGAAGCCATTGCTGACCTGATCGAAGGACAGACCCGTTCTGCTGTGCGCGGCGCCATGCGCTCCCTGCAGGGTGATTTTTCTAAAGAGATCCACCATCTTCTTGAAGGCCTTATACATCTACGAATGCTGGCAGAAGCCTGCCTGGATTTCCCGGATGAGGAGACAGATGAGGTTCCAGTTAAGGAATTTGAACAGAGACTTTTATCTGTGCGAGAAAAAATCAAACATTTACTGGATTCTGCACACAACGGTAGTTTACTAAGGGATGGTTTTCACCTGGTGCTTGCAGGCCGGCCAAATGCAGGAAAATCAAGTTTGCTGAACGTGTTAACAAAAAATGATACTGCCATAGTCAACGAGCAGGCAGGCACTACACGGGACATCATCAGAGACCGAATAGACCTTGATGGGATTGTGATAGATGTCTCTGATACAGCGGGTCTAAGACAGACATCTGATTCGATAGAGACTGAAGGCATCAGGCGTGCAAAAAATGAACTGGAAAATGCAGATAGAGTATTGCTGATAATTGATGAAGCAGATTATTCAGAGGCAGCCAGGAATGAACTGTTGTCGTATGTCGAACATAATATACCGGTGACAATTATAAGAAATAAAATTGACCTACAGAGCATAGAACCAGAAATAAAATATCGAGAACAATGGGTCGAGATTTTAATATCAATAAAGTCAGGAGCCGGCCTTGATTTGCTTTACAGGCACCTGAAAAAAATTACATCGTCAGAGGCCCTGAACGAAGGTATTTATACAGCCAGGCGCAGGCATATTGATGCCCTGCAAAAAGCAAATATTTCATTGCAAAATGCAGCCGAGCATTTATCAGTACCAGTAGAACTGGAGTTGCTTGCAGAAGACTGTCGACTGGCACAGAGTTCATTGAATGAAATCACCGGTGAATTTAGCAGTGAAGACCTGCTTGGAAGAATATTCAGCTCATTTTGTATTGGAAAATAG
- a CDS encoding serine/threonine protein kinase gives MTDWPSIPLEEIRQHATVTHRKAHGSRPDVLQINIGGDEAVLKDYTHSDTWFRRLLAPLLVIREVRALKKLDAVTGVPRLYHVYNRHAFLIGSIRCSPASQIQKGVLGDDFFERMIAVLDDIHEKGVAHCDLRSAGNTLVTDDHQPWLVDFVASIHQSSHWNFIGRWVFEQFVEADYGAVLKLKKRLAPQLLTKDEFKRLEHPRSMVERAGRKMGRSVRFVTRNLFPSKK, from the coding sequence ATGACTGACTGGCCTTCTATTCCTCTTGAGGAAATTCGACAGCATGCCACGGTCACCCATCGTAAAGCACATGGTTCCAGGCCTGATGTGCTGCAGATAAATATTGGGGGTGACGAAGCTGTACTAAAAGATTATACACATAGCGACACCTGGTTCAGGCGTTTACTGGCACCCTTACTGGTCATTCGAGAGGTACGCGCCCTGAAAAAGCTCGATGCTGTTACAGGTGTACCACGCCTGTATCATGTCTATAATCGACATGCCTTTCTTATTGGATCTATTCGCTGTTCACCCGCCAGTCAAATACAAAAAGGGGTGCTGGGCGATGACTTTTTTGAACGCATGATTGCGGTGCTTGATGATATCCACGAAAAAGGGGTGGCCCATTGCGATCTTCGCAGCGCTGGAAATACCCTGGTCACTGACGACCATCAGCCCTGGCTGGTTGATTTTGTTGCCAGCATCCACCAGAGTAGTCACTGGAACTTTATCGGCCGCTGGGTTTTCGAGCAATTCGTCGAGGCCGATTATGGTGCGGTCTTAAAACTCAAAAAACGTCTTGCGCCGCAACTATTGACTAAAGATGAATTCAAACGACTTGAGCACCCTCGATCAATGGTTGAACGGGCAGGAAGAAAAATGGGAAGATCGGTACGGTTTGTTACAAGGAATCTTTTTCCGAGTAAGAAATAG
- the rfaF gene encoding ADP-heptose--LPS heptosyltransferase 2: MSTPYRILVIGPSWIGDMMMAQSLFMLLKQNNPDCCIDVLAPGWSLPLLVHMPEVSEAIRSPFQHGEAGLRQRYLLGKSLRGRHYDQAVILPNSMKSALVPYWARIPLRTGFVGEMRYGLVNDARKLNTDTLPKTVMRFTSLGLPARQTLPENIPLPRLATNELDISASLDTLNLADTHTPVLALCPGAEFGPAKQWPARHLATLANDRLDQGWRVWLLGSDKDVDICASITSSTNDRCKNLAGKTELGQVIDLMSRATAIVSNDSGLMHIAAALDKPLVAIYGSSDPDFTPPLSNKVEILSLRLSCSPCFKRKCPLGHLDCLNKLEPERVGNAIDLLLEKESND, encoded by the coding sequence GTGAGTACCCCATATCGGATTCTTGTCATCGGGCCGTCCTGGATTGGCGACATGATGATGGCACAATCTCTTTTCATGCTGCTAAAACAGAATAATCCTGATTGCTGCATTGATGTCCTGGCTCCTGGCTGGTCACTGCCCCTGCTTGTGCATATGCCTGAAGTATCTGAGGCAATAAGGTCTCCGTTTCAGCACGGTGAAGCAGGTCTCCGCCAACGCTATCTACTGGGGAAATCACTGCGCGGCCGCCACTATGACCAGGCAGTCATTTTACCGAATTCAATGAAGTCTGCGCTGGTTCCATACTGGGCACGCATTCCTCTTCGTACGGGCTTTGTCGGAGAGATGCGCTATGGCCTGGTCAACGACGCTCGTAAACTAAACACCGATACCTTACCCAAAACAGTCATGCGATTTACATCGTTGGGGCTTCCTGCCAGACAAACGCTGCCAGAGAACATACCCTTACCGCGTTTAGCAACCAATGAACTCGATATTTCTGCCAGCCTCGACACACTAAACCTGGCTGATACTCATACTCCTGTTCTTGCATTGTGCCCCGGTGCCGAATTTGGCCCGGCAAAGCAGTGGCCCGCCCGCCACCTGGCAACACTTGCAAATGACCGTCTTGATCAGGGCTGGCGGGTCTGGCTACTGGGTTCAGATAAAGATGTTGATATCTGCGCCAGCATCACTTCTTCGACTAATGACCGCTGTAAAAATCTGGCCGGTAAAACAGAACTGGGTCAGGTGATTGATTTAATGTCTCGGGCAACGGCTATCGTCTCCAATGATTCCGGGCTTATGCATATTGCCGCCGCACTGGATAAACCCCTGGTAGCCATCTATGGTTCATCAGATCCAGACTTTACGCCGCCCTTGTCCAACAAGGTGGAAATTCTAAGTCTGCGTCTTTCCTGCTCGCCCTGTTTCAAGCGGAAATGCCCTCTGGGCCACCTCGATTGTCTGAATAAACTGGAGCCGGAAAGAGTGGGTAACGCAATTGACTTATTACTGGAAAAAGAAAGCAATGACTGA